The following nucleotide sequence is from Alkalihalobacillus sp. LMS39.
ACGTCATTTCATCAGCCTCAATTCGAATGAGGGATGGTCCTGCCACATTAATGCCACGATAAAAATCATCAAAGCTAACCTCACCAAATTGTTCTGGTGCATAAGATTGTAACAACTCATAGTTTTTCTTCCAAAACGACGGATGACGTCCAACAATATTTTCAAAGAACAATGATTGTGACTCATGGATTCCCATTGATGTTCCACTACATAAAGGAGTGCCAATCAAGTCTGTAGAGATGTTTTGCTCATATAAAGCATGTCCACATTCGTGAATCGTTCCAAAAATAGCCGTACGGAAATCATTTTCATCATATTTTGTCGTTACCCTTACATCATTTGGATTTAATCCAATGGCAAAAGGATGAACTGTTTCATCAAGACGTCCAGCATCAAAATCGTAATTTAATTGTTTTAAAATATCTAAACTAAATTGCCGCTGTTTGTCTTTTGGAAAATGCTTAAAGAGGAAATTAGTTTCTGGTTTATTAGTAGAGCTTTTTACTGCCTCTACTAAAGGAATTAATTCTTTTCTTAGTTTCCCAAATACATCATCTAAAATTTCAACCGTAATACCAGGCTCATAATCATCTAACAATGTATTGTATTTATTGCCTTCATACCCACGATATTCAACAAATTTGCGTTGGAAGTCAACGATTTTTTCTAAATAAGGTTGAAAGCTCGCAAAGTCAGCATTCTTTTTTGCATCTTCCCAAGCTGATTCCGCATTGGCTCGCAATATAATAAATTCTTTAAATTCGTTTTCAGGTATTTTTTTATCGCGCTCATACACTTTTTTACATTCTGCTAATGTTTGTTTTGTTATTTCTGATATATCGTCTTTTCCAGAAAGAGCATCTATGTAGCTTTTCATTTCGTCAGATGTATTCATCGCAAAAACTTCAGATGATAATGTCCCAATTACTTCTGAACGTTGTTCGACTCCTTTTTTTGGAGCTCCTGTTCTTGAATCCCACGCCATAAGCATAACAGCTTCCGTATAATTCTGAATCTTTTTAACATAATCCATAAATTTTTGTTCCATATTTGTCATTATTCTCATCCCTTCAATATCTGTCCTGTTAATTATTTCGACACTTGAAATAATTAACCTTTTCTATTTTATCATTTTTTCTTCTTTTTTGATAAGATAAAGGTAAGCTTTTTTTCGGAGGTGTTTACAACAAATGAAATTGACATTAACAAAGCGAGCAGCTAATTTTTATATAAAAGAAATTCCTTTACAAAAAGATGATGCCCTCCGCTTATTTGTTCGTGTAGGAGGAGTTGGATCTGGTGGGTTTTCAGTCGGTGTCCAAAAAGATGTTCCTCACCCTACTTCCTATACCATTGTTAAAGAAGGCATTTTATTTTTCGTGAATGAGGATGATTTTTGGTATATCGATGGAATGAAAATTGATTATAACGAAGACTTGAACTTAATGACGTTTGATAATCCAAACTGGACTAATATTGATCATCCAGAAAAAAAAGATTAACATACTTAAAATAGTCCCAATAGAAGCCAATCTAATGGGACTAATTCTTTTATTTTTTTGCTTCTAATAACTGGTGGTCAATTCGGTCAAGTAGTTCCGAAGACATTTCAAAAAAGGCTTCATCCACACCTGTTTGATGTGCGGCTGCATGATGATATTGTTGTTTGGCTTGTTCTAATGCGTCAGTTGCAGCTTGTAATTGATCCTCATCCATACTCATCGTTGCTTGACCAACCATACGTTGTGCAGCTTTTATTGCCATTTCCACTTGCTTAATATCATTATAACCGGATTCATATTGGTTGTTTGACATTCCTGATTCCCTCCATATTTAAAATGAAACAATATTAGTTTGTTCGCTCTTCCTTGTTTATATTCCTCAAATAAGTTTACATAATATCATTATTATCAACAAAAAAGCCCATGGTGGATGTTCCATGGACTTTTTTGTTATTCGGCATTTTTCGGTGGTCTTGGACCGAAAAACTGGTAGTAATCCGTTTTTAAATTACCGTTGTACAATTTTCGCCTTTTTGATGCAGGCTTTCCATATAAAGATTCAAA
It contains:
- a CDS encoding carboxypeptidase M32 — encoded protein: MRIMTNMEQKFMDYVKKIQNYTEAVMLMAWDSRTGAPKKGVEQRSEVIGTLSSEVFAMNTSDEMKSYIDALSGKDDISEITKQTLAECKKVYERDKKIPENEFKEFIILRANAESAWEDAKKNADFASFQPYLEKIVDFQRKFVEYRGYEGNKYNTLLDDYEPGITVEILDDVFGKLRKELIPLVEAVKSSTNKPETNFLFKHFPKDKQRQFSLDILKQLNYDFDAGRLDETVHPFAIGLNPNDVRVTTKYDENDFRTAIFGTIHECGHALYEQNISTDLIGTPLCSGTSMGIHESQSLFFENIVGRHPSFWKKNYELLQSYAPEQFGEVSFDDFYRGINVAGPSLIRIEADEMTYALHIILRYEIEKGLINNEIQVKDLPQIWNDKMEEYLGVRPSHDGEGVLQDVHWSGGSFGYFPSYALGYIYSAQLKHAMDKDIPNFGELLEEGNLTPITEWLTKHVHQFGKTKQPVEILKDVTGEGINPSYLVNNLREKYSKLYQF
- a CDS encoding iron-sulfur cluster biosynthesis family protein, which encodes MKLTLTKRAANFYIKEIPLQKDDALRLFVRVGGVGSGGFSVGVQKDVPHPTSYTIVKEGILFFVNEDDFWYIDGMKIDYNEDLNLMTFDNPNWTNIDHPEKKD
- a CDS encoding DUF2564 family protein → MSNNQYESGYNDIKQVEMAIKAAQRMVGQATMSMDEDQLQAATDALEQAKQQYHHAAAHQTGVDEAFFEMSSELLDRIDHQLLEAKK